A genomic region of Ktedonobacteraceae bacterium contains the following coding sequences:
- a CDS encoding FtsX-like permease family protein, protein MKTSMYFNYTSRSLLRGGQRTVLAIFCVAVGVMAIVALQLAGSMLQNSLTSNTRDTNGGDIAVTSTGVPLKSSDLSVFAQLESKGTITNYTAVTTASGTLSATGSTLSSFTVEAVDPNNFPVVSEPTFVTPGNGNIANLLTNGRVIVTQNFLDTYHKHVGDSLNVYTKSLAGSGETLHVTIDGVVANSGVFAQSSNLVLVSQHDYTAAAPNVPAAYNEVYVTTVDQAHTDAAVKAINSQLPLVSTQTVADALKAQQTSINNINEFLEIAGLLALLIGGVGIVNTMQVLLSRRKTEIAMLKTAGYRKVDLYLLFGLEAGMLGLIGGVVGAAAATGVSYIVRSLMQNLGLAIPFILNPWTVAGGVAIGFLTALIFGLMPIVQAANIRPLNVIRELPENKGASSVMLTIGLLVILSVLFCGLAIVILNNNVMLGIGAVYGTFAFLLVLSAFFGLVVFIVSKLPVPERFNLKSLALILAGVVASALVYLLLPVFGILMFAASLMGIAVILMPRSWKVSTKMALRNIGRQRTRTTTTMVALFIGVFTVGLVLALGQDLQVQISNAFTQNLTYNVVTLTSGTDTATLQSKINTVPGLSKTRTDTYTQIVPVAINGQPLQQILGYTGHDRQEVVSFLSSMEGYNLARNVPSLTIVQGRNLNASDAGTNNIVISDLLTSSGPFGMHLKPGDTITFASADGKTTTTATVVGVYGRTSAGSQVGSVQVANSTVQHLSSAGAGITTITYMKIDPAQVNKALNTLGTIVPNATVQNLADLGTYITQMLNNILEMLVAIASLSLIAGIIIVANAVALAMLERRRELGILKSVGYTSSSVLSEVMIENGIVGSIGAFMAMLLATGAIALLGSFLFNLKLSTTPWIIVSLIAGAAVLAMGTAALVAWGSVRVRPLEVLRYE, encoded by the coding sequence ATGAAAACTTCTATGTACTTCAACTATACTTCGCGTTCGCTGCTCCGTGGCGGGCAGCGGACAGTCCTGGCAATCTTCTGTGTAGCCGTCGGTGTGATGGCGATTGTCGCTCTACAGCTTGCAGGGTCTATGCTGCAAAACTCGCTTACTTCAAACACGCGCGATACGAATGGCGGCGATATTGCCGTCACTTCAACAGGTGTGCCGCTTAAGTCGAGCGACCTGTCTGTCTTTGCCCAGCTTGAGAGCAAGGGCACGATCACCAATTATACGGCGGTCACCACCGCGAGTGGCACGTTGAGCGCAACGGGATCGACACTCTCATCTTTTACAGTTGAAGCGGTTGATCCGAATAACTTTCCGGTCGTCTCAGAGCCAACATTTGTCACCCCGGGCAATGGGAACATCGCGAATCTGCTTACCAATGGCCGGGTCATCGTCACCCAGAACTTCCTTGATACCTATCATAAGCATGTAGGTGATAGCCTGAATGTATATACAAAATCGCTGGCCGGTTCGGGCGAGACGTTGCATGTAACCATTGATGGAGTCGTTGCCAACTCGGGCGTGTTTGCTCAGTCAAGCAATCTCGTCCTGGTTTCGCAGCATGATTATACAGCAGCTGCTCCCAATGTACCTGCAGCCTATAATGAAGTCTATGTAACGACGGTAGACCAGGCGCATACCGATGCGGCGGTTAAGGCGATCAACTCACAGTTGCCGCTGGTCTCTACGCAGACGGTTGCGGATGCTCTGAAGGCCCAGCAGACCTCAATCAATAATATCAACGAGTTTTTAGAGATTGCCGGTTTGCTGGCACTGCTGATCGGTGGCGTGGGTATCGTCAACACGATGCAGGTCTTACTCTCGCGGCGCAAGACCGAGATCGCCATGCTCAAGACTGCTGGCTATCGCAAGGTTGACCTTTACCTGCTCTTCGGGTTGGAAGCTGGTATGCTCGGCCTGATCGGTGGAGTCGTCGGCGCGGCAGCAGCTACCGGCGTCAGCTATATTGTACGCTCCTTGATGCAAAATCTTGGACTGGCAATCCCGTTCATCCTGAACCCCTGGACGGTCGCGGGTGGAGTCGCAATCGGCTTTCTCACAGCTCTGATCTTCGGCCTGATGCCGATAGTGCAGGCCGCCAACATTCGACCATTGAACGTGATACGCGAATTGCCGGAAAATAAGGGCGCGAGCAGCGTGATGCTGACGATTGGCCTGCTGGTCATCCTCTCGGTATTGTTCTGCGGGCTGGCCATCGTGATACTGAATAACAATGTAATGCTGGGTATTGGCGCGGTTTATGGAACATTCGCCTTCTTGCTGGTGCTGAGCGCATTCTTCGGACTGGTAGTCTTCATCGTCAGCAAGCTGCCGGTGCCGGAACGCTTCAATCTCAAGTCCCTGGCCCTGATCCTGGCCGGTGTAGTTGCATCGGCGCTGGTCTACCTGCTGCTTCCGGTCTTTGGCATCCTGATGTTCGCGGCTTCATTGATGGGCATTGCCGTTATATTGATGCCTCGCAGCTGGAAGGTTAGCACAAAGATGGCCCTGCGCAACATCGGACGGCAACGCACACGCACGACGACGACCATGGTGGCCCTGTTCATCGGTGTCTTCACAGTAGGCCTGGTGCTGGCGCTGGGGCAGGACTTGCAGGTGCAGATCAGCAATGCATTTACGCAAAACCTGACCTATAACGTCGTCACCCTGACCTCTGGAACAGATACTGCTACCCTGCAAAGCAAGATCAACACGGTGCCTGGTCTCTCGAAGACGCGCACGGATACCTATACGCAGATAGTGCCGGTTGCTATCAACGGACAACCCTTGCAGCAAATCCTGGGATATACGGGACATGATCGCCAGGAAGTGGTAAGTTTCCTGAGTTCGATGGAGGGATACAACCTGGCGCGGAACGTGCCCTCATTAACGATTGTACAGGGGCGCAACCTGAATGCGAGCGATGCGGGAACAAATAACATTGTGATTAGCGACCTGCTGACCAGCTCTGGCCCATTCGGGATGCACCTGAAGCCCGGCGACACGATCACGTTTGCCAGCGCAGACGGCAAAACGACCACTACCGCGACAGTTGTCGGTGTCTATGGTCGCACATCAGCCGGTTCGCAGGTTGGAAGCGTGCAGGTGGCAAACAGCACTGTACAGCATCTCAGCTCGGCAGGCGCCGGAATCACGACCATCACGTACATGAAGATCGACCCGGCGCAAGTGAACAAGGCGCTGAACACCCTTGGCACGATTGTTCCGAACGCTACCGTTCAGAACCTGGCCGATCTCGGAACCTATATCACGCAGATGCTCAATAACATTCTGGAGATGCTGGTCGCGATTGCCTCGCTCTCCTTGATTGCCGGCATCATCATCGTCGCGAATGCCGTCGCCCTGGCAATGCTGGAGCGCCGGCGCGAACTCGGTATCCTCAAATCAGTCGGCTATACCAGCAGCTCCGTCTTGAGCGAGGTGATGATTGAGAATGGTATTGTAGGTTCGATAGGCGCATTCATGGCCATGCTGCTGGCGACGGGCGCGATAGCTCTGCTCGGAAGCTTCCTGTTCAATCTGAAGTTGAGCACGACCCCCTGGATCATCGTCAGCTTGATAGCTGGCGCGGCAGTGCTCGCGATGGGCACAGCTGCCCTGGTAGCATGGGGTTCGGTACGGGTTCGCCCGCTTGAGGTGCTGCGTTACGAATAG
- a CDS encoding ABC transporter ATP-binding protein yields MNTQIILEPEQNQKVANAVVMDVRDITKSLPLGHERIEILKGISFSIMSGEFVSIVGPSGSGKSTLLGIIAGLDNPTTGQVLVDGVDITRMSEAKLAVVRNGKIGMVFQAFNLIPTLTAQENVEVPLYVGKHKGSPSARAQELLTLVGLAHRLDHRPTQLSGGEQQRVAIARALATDPAFVIADEPTGNLDARNGENVLKLIADLREKTGKTFIIATHDPVVASHADRAIRIVDGRIGEIDHSNGRITQ; encoded by the coding sequence ATGAACACACAAATCATCCTCGAACCAGAGCAAAACCAGAAGGTAGCAAATGCAGTCGTTATGGATGTGCGCGATATCACCAAAAGCCTTCCACTTGGTCACGAGCGCATCGAAATTCTCAAGGGCATTAGTTTTTCGATTATGAGCGGTGAATTTGTCTCCATCGTCGGGCCGTCCGGTTCAGGCAAAAGCACACTGCTGGGCATCATTGCCGGATTGGATAATCCCACCACCGGCCAGGTGCTGGTTGATGGCGTCGATATCACTCGCATGAGTGAGGCCAAACTGGCGGTTGTGCGCAACGGCAAAATCGGCATGGTGTTCCAGGCATTCAACCTGATCCCGACGCTAACAGCGCAGGAAAATGTCGAAGTGCCTCTCTACGTTGGCAAGCATAAGGGTTCGCCTTCCGCGCGAGCGCAAGAGTTGCTGACCCTGGTTGGTCTCGCACACCGGCTCGATCATCGTCCCACTCAGCTTTCGGGTGGCGAACAGCAGCGTGTGGCGATTGCTCGCGCACTGGCAACCGACCCCGCGTTCGTCATCGCGGACGAGCCAACGGGCAACCTGGATGCGCGCAATGGCGAAAACGTCCTCAAACTCATCGCAGACCTGCGCGAAAAAACCGGCAAAACCTTTATCATCGCTACCCATGATCCGGTTGTGGCCTCGCATGCCGACCGCGCTATTCGTATCGTCGATGGCAGAATTGGCGAGATCGATCATTCCAACGGCAGAATCACGCAGTAG
- a CDS encoding aminoglycoside phosphotransferase family protein: protein MDRQAGYIQVIHDLYPDLEIEKAHLNQNGQFNDILVINDKIIFRFPKTMREAGKMVTECAVLWSLQGRLPLPIPDPIYRSEMGEAIGHVFMGYHMLPGVPLWPQTLHAIHDETQLQHLADQLATFLRALHATPAEALEVKLPDFRGCEEWQELYERFRDKLFRYMRPGARAWTTRHFEEFLSDPHNCDYTPAFIHGDFGPSNILYDAGTRSISGIIDFSSAGWGDPATDFAAILCSVGYGEQFLKRFSATYSGIEQVLPRARFYAGTFALQEALYGLEDGDWQAFERGIAQYR, encoded by the coding sequence TTGGATAGGCAAGCAGGCTATATTCAAGTTATTCATGATCTCTATCCTGATTTGGAGATCGAGAAGGCGCATTTAAATCAAAATGGCCAGTTCAACGATATTCTGGTAATTAACGACAAAATTATCTTCCGTTTCCCAAAAACGATGCGTGAGGCGGGCAAGATGGTGACGGAATGCGCGGTTCTGTGGAGCTTACAGGGTCGTCTGCCATTGCCAATTCCCGATCCTATTTATCGTAGCGAGATGGGTGAAGCCATTGGCCATGTTTTTATGGGCTATCATATGCTGCCCGGGGTGCCGCTCTGGCCGCAAACATTGCACGCGATACACGATGAAACGCAGCTCCAGCACCTGGCAGATCAGCTGGCAACATTTCTCCGCGCCTTACACGCTACTCCTGCTGAGGCGCTAGAGGTGAAATTACCGGACTTTCGTGGTTGTGAGGAATGGCAGGAATTATACGAGCGATTTCGAGATAAGCTGTTCCGTTATATGCGACCTGGTGCGCGCGCCTGGACGACCCGGCATTTTGAAGAATTTTTGAGCGACCCGCACAATTGTGATTATACGCCCGCGTTCATTCACGGCGATTTTGGGCCGAGCAATATTCTCTATGATGCCGGTACAAGGAGTATCAGCGGGATTATTGATTTCAGTTCCGCGGGTTGGGGCGACCCCGCCACAGATTTTGCCGCTATTCTCTGCTCTGTTGGCTACGGCGAACAGTTTCTCAAACGCTTCTCTGCTACCTATTCTGGCATAGAGCAGGTGTTGCCGCGCGCGCGTTTCTATGCCGGAACGTTTGCCCTGCAAGAAGCCTTATATGGCCTGGAAGATGGCGACTGGCAGGCTTTTGAACGAGGCATAGCCCAATACCGCTAA
- a CDS encoding alkaline phosphatase family protein, producing MQFFKEKIAGDSKKLFSIVAAFLIATTTLAACSGSSTTSQNSNGDIHKIQHVVVIMQENRSFDSYFGTFPGADGIPMQNGVPTVCVNDPLTHQCVKPYHDSQDLNHGGPHGAVNAAADIDNGKMDGFIAQAEKGKGSCNTPDNPACSGNGQTDVMGYHDAREIPNYWTYAENFVLQDHMFEPDASWSLPSHLFMVSAWSAYCSKPGDPQSCVNNIKGPVSLKQANAYQADYAWTDLTYLLYKNHISWAYYVAPGTQPDCDDDAASCAPVKQGPKTPGIWNPLPNFDTVKQDGQLNNIQSVNNFYTAAKNGTLPAVSWITPDGKESEHPPALVSVGQAYVTGLINAIMQGPDWSSTAIFLAWDDWGGFYDHVVPPKVDQNGYGLRVPGIVISPYAKKGYIDHQTLSFDAYLKFIEDDFLNSQRLDPKTDGRPDPRPDVREDASILGNLLADFDFSQSPRPPMVLPTNPPPGPASTPS from the coding sequence ATGCAATTTTTCAAAGAGAAGATAGCTGGAGATTCAAAGAAGCTTTTTTCGATTGTCGCGGCATTTCTTATTGCCACAACAACGCTGGCAGCTTGTAGCGGCTCCTCTACTACAAGTCAGAATAGCAATGGCGATATTCACAAGATCCAACATGTCGTTGTAATCATGCAGGAGAATCGTTCATTTGACAGCTACTTTGGCACATTCCCTGGAGCCGATGGCATTCCCATGCAGAATGGCGTGCCTACCGTCTGTGTCAATGACCCTCTGACGCATCAATGTGTCAAGCCATACCATGATTCGCAGGACCTGAATCATGGGGGGCCGCATGGCGCGGTAAATGCAGCCGCAGACATAGACAATGGCAAGATGGATGGTTTCATTGCGCAGGCTGAAAAAGGAAAAGGCAGTTGTAACACCCCGGATAATCCCGCGTGCAGTGGCAATGGCCAGACCGATGTAATGGGCTATCACGATGCGCGTGAAATTCCCAACTACTGGACCTATGCTGAAAATTTCGTATTGCAGGATCATATGTTCGAGCCGGACGCTTCCTGGAGCTTGCCCTCGCACCTGTTCATGGTTTCAGCCTGGTCGGCCTATTGTAGCAAACCGGGAGACCCGCAGAGTTGTGTGAATAACATCAAAGGACCCGTGAGCCTCAAGCAAGCCAACGCCTACCAGGCAGATTACGCCTGGACCGACCTCACCTACTTGCTCTATAAAAACCATATCAGTTGGGCCTATTACGTCGCGCCAGGCACCCAGCCTGACTGTGACGATGACGCGGCATCATGCGCTCCCGTGAAGCAGGGGCCGAAAACTCCGGGCATCTGGAATCCCTTGCCCAATTTTGATACTGTCAAGCAAGATGGGCAGCTGAACAATATCCAGTCCGTGAACAATTTCTACACGGCGGCCAAAAACGGCACGCTTCCCGCCGTTTCGTGGATCACGCCGGATGGCAAGGAGAGCGAGCATCCACCTGCCTTAGTAAGCGTCGGCCAGGCCTACGTGACCGGCCTGATCAATGCCATCATGCAAGGACCAGACTGGAGCAGTACGGCCATCTTCCTGGCCTGGGACGACTGGGGCGGCTTCTACGATCACGTTGTGCCGCCGAAGGTCGATCAGAATGGATATGGATTGCGCGTTCCCGGTATCGTGATCAGTCCTTACGCCAAAAAGGGCTACATCGATCACCAGACGCTCAGCTTCGACGCCTACCTGAAGTTCATCGAGGATGATTTCCTGAACAGCCAGCGCCTCGATCCCAAGACCGATGGTCGTCCCGACCCACGCCCCGACGTGCGCGAAGACGCCTCTATCCTCGGCAACCTGCTGGCAGACTTCGACTTTAGCCAGTCGCCGCGTCCACCTATGGTGCTGCCGACCAATCCGCCGCCGGGGCCGGCTTCGACTCCATCATGA
- a CDS encoding Virginiamycin B lyase, producing the protein MKGAHFLRYLLFVLLSCFLLTLSPIVSAHTIPTMPGKIREYPIPGGNGPNGIVFGPDGNFWVVETDGNTIDRITPGIKVTHFPIPTSQSIPAEITVGPDGNLWFTEEIGNKIGRITPQGVITEFPVPTANGWPAGITLGPDDNLWFTEYNAGKIGKITPGGQITEYALADSQSVPWGIVSGPDGNLWFTEANDNKIGRISPDGQITEFPVPTSNSYPFGITSDANDHLWFTEREAGKIGRISITGKIAEYPLPKASSQPSGITLGPDGNIWFTEVIGNQIGRITPHGIITEYLIPSDPSVAQDITPGPHGKLWFTEDYTNDIANITGR; encoded by the coding sequence ATGAAAGGCGCACACTTCCTTCGTTACCTGCTATTTGTCCTGCTATCCTGCTTTCTCCTCACCTTATCACCCATTGTCTCCGCTCACACCATACCAACTATGCCAGGAAAAATCAGGGAATACCCGATTCCGGGTGGAAATGGCCCCAATGGAATCGTTTTCGGCCCGGATGGCAACTTCTGGGTGGTAGAGACAGATGGAAATACAATTGATAGGATCACACCAGGTATCAAAGTGACACACTTCCCGATTCCTACCTCCCAGAGTATTCCGGCTGAAATAACCGTCGGCCCGGATGGCAATCTCTGGTTTACTGAGGAAATCGGCAACAAAATTGGGCGCATTACCCCTCAAGGGGTGATCACTGAATTTCCTGTTCCAACGGCTAATGGCTGGCCTGCTGGAATTACTTTGGGACCCGATGACAACCTCTGGTTTACTGAATATAACGCGGGTAAGATTGGCAAGATTACTCCTGGTGGGCAAATTACAGAATATGCCCTCGCGGATTCTCAATCTGTTCCATGGGGTATCGTTTCCGGCCCTGATGGCAACCTCTGGTTTACAGAGGCGAACGATAACAAAATTGGACGGATTTCCCCTGACGGGCAGATTACTGAATTTCCGGTCCCTACATCTAACAGCTATCCTTTTGGAATCACCAGTGATGCTAATGATCATCTCTGGTTCACTGAACGAGAAGCAGGTAAGATTGGGCGCATTAGCATCACTGGTAAGATCGCCGAATACCCACTTCCGAAGGCCTCGAGTCAACCATCAGGGATCACTCTGGGTCCTGATGGGAATATCTGGTTCACAGAGGTAATAGGGAATCAGATTGGGCGCATTACTCCGCATGGGATAATCACTGAATACCTGATTCCATCTGACCCCAGTGTCGCGCAGGATATCACGCCTGGTCCACATGGGAAACTGTGGTTCACGGAAGACTATACCAATGATATCGCGAATATCACCGGCCGGTGA
- a CDS encoding Type 1 glutamine amidotransferase-like domain-containing protein, which produces MKFLLTSGGITNDSIRNALVDLLGKAIAESSALYIPTALYANPNGPAMAARLIRGETKTAPFPDGFTSMCEVGWKSLGVLELTALPSINEERWLPLVQETDALLVEGGDPLYLCYWMRQSGLADLLPELGRETVYVGLSAGSMVVTPYFGETYDGWFCREPPARNLPAGDDRALGLVDFSVFPHLDYPSFPENSLPNAERWAARGPVPTYAIDDQTAIVVLDGEVSVVSEGHWKRFTP; this is translated from the coding sequence ATGAAATTTCTTCTCACGTCTGGCGGCATCACCAATGACAGCATTCGCAACGCTCTGGTTGATCTGCTGGGGAAAGCCATTGCCGAGTCCAGCGCCCTGTACATTCCTACCGCGCTGTACGCCAACCCCAATGGTCCGGCCATGGCCGCCAGGCTGATCCGCGGAGAGACCAAGACCGCTCCATTCCCTGACGGATTCACCTCCATGTGCGAAGTGGGGTGGAAGTCGTTGGGAGTGCTGGAGCTGACTGCGCTGCCCAGTATCAATGAAGAGCGTTGGCTCCCGTTGGTTCAAGAGACGGACGCTCTGCTGGTGGAAGGCGGCGACCCCCTGTATCTGTGCTACTGGATGCGGCAATCCGGACTGGCCGACCTCTTGCCGGAGCTTGGGCGCGAGACGGTCTATGTGGGACTGAGCGCCGGGAGCATGGTGGTCACCCCCTACTTCGGAGAGACCTACGATGGCTGGTTCTGTCGCGAGCCTCCGGCAAGGAATCTGCCCGCAGGCGACGATCGAGCGCTGGGACTGGTTGATTTTTCGGTGTTTCCGCACCTGGATTACCCCTCTTTTCCGGAGAATTCCCTGCCCAACGCAGAAAGATGGGCCGCCAGGGGGCCGGTGCCGACATACGCGATTGACGATCAGACCGCCATCGTCGTTCTCGATGGCGAAGTCTCAGTTGTCTCCGAGGGCCATTGGAAACGCTTTACGCCCTAA
- a CDS encoding DinB family protein encodes MPTRAEILGTLAASQTQVMEFFQGLSPDDLERPATASEVPGAVPWCAKDHFAHLVKSERNIQQLLRRTLAGETRDVLLRSQYPPEAIPAILGDLSALTPEEEERLGMAIARINQTYVNAHHGDSMEMLVADFLAARQETLDLLQQFTDDQLATPVPTVIGEQSAGDLFAGRAGHAAEHITSIEEGFRQRAGGASK; translated from the coding sequence ATGCCAACTCGCGCAGAGATTTTGGGCACACTTGCAGCATCGCAGACGCAGGTGATGGAGTTTTTTCAAGGGCTGAGCCCGGACGACCTGGAGCGCCCGGCAACGGCGAGTGAAGTTCCTGGAGCAGTTCCGTGGTGTGCTAAGGATCATTTTGCTCACCTGGTAAAAAGCGAGCGCAACATCCAGCAATTGCTGCGCCGTACACTCGCCGGTGAGACTCGAGACGTTCTCTTACGCTCTCAATACCCGCCGGAAGCAATACCGGCCATCCTGGGCGATCTGAGCGCTCTGACCCCAGAGGAGGAGGAGCGGCTGGGGATGGCCATCGCCAGAATCAATCAAACCTACGTGAACGCGCATCATGGCGACAGTATGGAGATGCTGGTAGCGGATTTCCTGGCGGCGCGGCAGGAAACATTGGACCTCCTACAACAATTCACCGATGATCAGCTGGCCACTCCAGTGCCCACTGTTATAGGTGAGCAGTCCGCCGGCGACTTGTTTGCCGGAAGAGCCGGGCATGCGGCTGAGCACATTACCTCGATTGAGGAAGGATTTCGTCAAAGAGCAGGGGGCGCCTCGAAATAG
- a CDS encoding beta-propeller fold lactonase family protein, which translates to MKRCLPRLVGSIGFFLVSAFLLVLLPFANPLIASAYGPDGAGNGGAVSHGKSPTRPAVGASFSTDVKGTHYIYVNNGSTPNSVSGYKLTKKGLTPLPGSPYATGGTGGGSGYGGNQIAISPDHKCVFASDDGSGTFNSFLINSDGSLTLVTHATVEAANVQGIAASPKGGVVFVVMFNGYSSGPVDSFSVNSGCAMTEAQHADINNAMGSVVVSPDGTELFVSSYIGGFINTYSISGTSFTLQHTNSANPPSPGGLAVNGTTLFAGNAGPTETDAYTYNSSGVLTALPGSPASDPQGSNSAQVWYDSKDNQLVCSEQNSNSFGLYAVKNGTYTFLAHFAGTGVEPTAMVQIGRTLIVTNDGSGSMSVYKIKPGKLIFKKMVPLPVAGSPNGIAGF; encoded by the coding sequence ATGAAACGTTGCCTTCCTCGTCTCGTTGGCTCAATTGGATTCTTCCTGGTTTCAGCTTTTCTCCTGGTTTTGCTTCCATTTGCCAATCCCCTCATCGCAAGTGCTTACGGTCCTGACGGAGCGGGAAATGGCGGGGCCGTTAGCCACGGGAAAAGCCCGACACGTCCTGCTGTTGGAGCCAGTTTCTCCACTGATGTAAAAGGTACACATTATATTTACGTCAATAATGGTTCTACACCCAACAGCGTGAGTGGCTACAAGCTGACAAAAAAAGGTTTAACACCTTTGCCAGGCTCTCCATATGCCACTGGAGGAACAGGTGGCGGGTCTGGCTATGGTGGGAACCAGATAGCTATTTCACCGGATCATAAATGTGTCTTCGCCAGCGACGATGGCAGCGGCACCTTCAACTCGTTCCTGATTAACTCTGATGGTTCGCTGACATTAGTGACACATGCCACAGTCGAAGCAGCTAATGTCCAGGGCATTGCCGCCTCTCCCAAAGGAGGTGTCGTCTTTGTCGTTATGTTCAACGGCTACTCAAGCGGCCCGGTAGATAGTTTCAGTGTAAACTCTGGCTGTGCTATGACCGAGGCACAACACGCGGACATTAACAATGCCATGGGTAGCGTTGTTGTTTCACCCGATGGAACTGAACTCTTCGTCAGTTCTTATATTGGTGGGTTCATCAATACCTATTCGATTTCCGGCACCTCATTTACCCTGCAACATACGAATTCCGCTAACCCACCTTCTCCTGGCGGTCTGGCTGTAAACGGAACAACACTTTTCGCTGGCAATGCCGGTCCTACTGAAACTGATGCGTACACGTACAATTCTAGCGGCGTGCTCACCGCGCTTCCTGGCAGCCCTGCGTCAGATCCTCAAGGCTCCAATTCAGCACAGGTCTGGTACGATAGCAAAGATAACCAGTTGGTTTGCTCGGAGCAGAACTCAAACAGTTTTGGGCTGTACGCTGTCAAGAATGGTACATATACGTTCCTGGCTCATTTTGCCGGAACGGGAGTTGAACCTACTGCTATGGTCCAGATCGGTAGAACGCTGATAGTCACTAATGATGGCTCAGGTAGCATGAGTGTGTACAAGATAAAGCCTGGCAAGCTGATTTTCAAAAAGATGGTACCGTTGCCGGTCGCTGGTAGCCCAAATGGGATAGCAGGGTTCTAA
- a CDS encoding putative quinol monooxygenase has protein sequence MICLAVTYIIQPGHEAEALDLFHKMTEHTHKEPGNVLYIVHRSPNDPRRFFLYEQYKDQDALEAHRSADYFTQFITNGLWKITESRIAETYEPI, from the coding sequence ATGATCTGTCTTGCCGTAACCTATATCATCCAGCCAGGGCACGAGGCCGAGGCGCTTGACCTCTTCCACAAAATGACCGAGCATACCCACAAAGAGCCTGGGAATGTCTTGTATATCGTTCATCGCTCGCCGAATGACCCACGCCGTTTCTTCCTGTATGAACAATATAAAGATCAAGATGCGCTCGAGGCCCATCGCAGTGCTGATTATTTCACACAGTTTATAACCAATGGACTCTGGAAGATCACCGAAAGCCGGATAGCTGAAACATACGAACCGATCTAA
- a CDS encoding iron-containing redox enzyme family protein, whose amino-acid sequence MSFADAILTENLEPLRQHLLHHPLWQGIETGTLEREKLRLFALQDWWLVREAYRLDALAISASSDLEVQELLIAKLIPKVGGYKLLLRFGEALGLSRADFDAVEPLAGCTALTNFFYWMLAYGSSGEKLAAVGASEDIFIQICLRIGPALMRNYGLSAEQVEFFTAHEEISARVTPVDEMLLARYTTQADRQLITRAVRLSHEFELMFYDTVMEADPRQ is encoded by the coding sequence ATGAGCTTTGCCGATGCCATTTTAACCGAGAACCTTGAGCCATTGCGACAGCATTTGCTACATCATCCTTTGTGGCAGGGCATAGAGACAGGAACGCTTGAACGAGAAAAGCTGCGCCTGTTTGCGCTACAAGACTGGTGGCTGGTACGCGAGGCATACCGACTCGATGCCCTGGCTATCTCGGCCTCTTCCGACCTTGAAGTGCAGGAATTGCTGATCGCAAAGCTGATTCCAAAGGTAGGTGGATACAAACTGCTACTACGATTCGGTGAGGCGCTGGGATTATCGCGGGCCGATTTTGATGCAGTGGAGCCGCTTGCGGGCTGTACGGCTCTGACCAACTTTTTCTATTGGATGCTGGCCTATGGTTCGTCCGGTGAGAAACTGGCCGCCGTCGGTGCGAGCGAGGATATTTTCATCCAGATTTGCCTGCGTATCGGCCCTGCTCTGATGCGCAATTATGGATTGAGCGCCGAACAGGTCGAGTTCTTTACGGCGCATGAAGAAATAAGCGCGCGCGTCACGCCGGTTGACGAGATGCTGCTGGCACGATATACCACACAGGCCGATAGGCAATTGATTACGCGTGCCGTGCGTTTAAGCCACGAATTTGAGCTGATGTTTTATGATACGGTTATGGAAGCGGATCCCAGGCAATAA